The following are encoded together in the Naumannella cuiyingiana genome:
- a CDS encoding YihY/virulence factor BrkB family protein, with protein sequence MNAIPGTDTVPGRLRKVGVLAFRAGFRYRVIGLAAESAFFALLSLPPMLFALVGALGFVAAQTDPSTIFGLRDDILGFAGQFLTRTSIESILAPTIDEVISSRRSDVVSIGFLIALWTGSRAIAVFVETVSLMYGYQGRRSIVRQRALSFALFLLLLVIGIVLIPLILTGPSLIGELLPERVAWLAGLYWPVVTLLSIGLVTTMFYLAVPERHAWHSHLPGALWTMVMWLVGSQLLRLVLSFASDTTSIYGPLAAPIAVLLWLYLTSLAVLIGAAINASVAEVFPRFAGVRPTPRRAEDSLQAAAGDAGDDLALEEQEDDDHRNHRDD encoded by the coding sequence ATGAACGCGATCCCCGGCACGGACACCGTTCCGGGACGGCTCCGCAAGGTCGGTGTGCTGGCCTTCCGCGCCGGGTTTCGCTATCGCGTGATCGGCCTCGCGGCGGAGAGCGCGTTCTTCGCCCTGTTGTCGCTGCCGCCGATGCTGTTCGCGCTGGTCGGAGCGCTCGGCTTCGTCGCCGCACAGACCGACCCGTCGACGATCTTCGGGCTGCGCGACGACATCCTCGGTTTCGCGGGCCAGTTCCTGACCCGGACCAGCATCGAGTCGATCCTCGCCCCCACCATCGACGAGGTGATCAGCAGCCGGCGCTCCGATGTGGTGTCGATCGGCTTCCTGATCGCCCTGTGGACGGGATCGCGGGCGATCGCGGTCTTCGTCGAGACCGTCAGCCTGATGTATGGCTACCAGGGCAGGCGCAGCATCGTGCGGCAGCGGGCCCTCAGCTTTGCGCTGTTCTTGTTGTTGCTGGTGATCGGCATCGTGCTGATCCCGCTGATCCTCACCGGGCCTTCGCTGATCGGCGAGCTGTTGCCCGAGCGGGTTGCCTGGCTGGCCGGGCTCTACTGGCCCGTGGTGACGTTGCTCTCGATCGGGCTGGTCACCACGATGTTCTATCTCGCGGTGCCCGAACGCCACGCCTGGCACTCGCACCTGCCGGGCGCGCTGTGGACGATGGTGATGTGGCTGGTCGGCAGCCAGCTCCTGCGCCTGGTGCTCTCCTTCGCCAGCGACACCACCTCGATCTACGGGCCGCTCGCAGCGCCGATCGCCGTCTTGTTGTGGCTCTATCTGACGTCGCTGGCCGTGCTGATCGGCGCGGCCATCAACGCCTCCGTCGCCGAGGTCTTTCCCCGGTTTGCGGGGGTACGCCCGACTCCGCGACGGGCCGAGGACTCACTTCAGGCCGCTGCTGGCGATGCCGGTGACGATCTGGCGCTGGAGGAACAAGAAGATGATGATCACCGGAACCATCGAGACGACTGA
- a CDS encoding CPBP family intramembrane glutamic endopeptidase, with product MIEPPRHYPSWVVPTVIGATLVIAAYCVFRIFAATGDPEFFGWSVALCLLYAVVGSALATRRDPGGGRPLWSVLAAGVCAGALLAAVFVVGAFVVRAVPALADAVRAVTGQADHTPFVAVVAITALTGVAEELFFRGAVYARLARRPVLVSTLAYAAVTAGSLNPMMIFAALVLGTVTGLQRRSSGGIVLPAVTHVVWSLTMLLALPAVVG from the coding sequence ATGATCGAACCGCCGCGCCACTACCCCTCGTGGGTCGTCCCGACGGTCATCGGCGCCACGCTGGTCATCGCCGCGTACTGCGTGTTCCGGATCTTTGCCGCGACCGGCGACCCGGAGTTCTTCGGCTGGTCGGTCGCGCTGTGTCTGCTGTACGCCGTGGTCGGCTCCGCCCTCGCCACGCGACGCGATCCGGGCGGCGGGCGACCGCTCTGGTCCGTCCTGGCGGCGGGTGTCTGCGCCGGTGCGTTGCTGGCGGCGGTCTTCGTCGTCGGGGCGTTCGTCGTGCGCGCCGTTCCCGCACTGGCGGACGCCGTGCGAGCGGTCACCGGGCAGGCCGATCACACGCCGTTCGTGGCGGTGGTCGCGATCACGGCGCTGACGGGCGTCGCGGAGGAACTGTTCTTCCGCGGTGCCGTCTACGCCCGGCTCGCCCGCCGGCCGGTTCTGGTCAGCACCCTGGCCTATGCGGCGGTCACCGCCGGATCGCTGAACCCGATGATGATCTTCGCCGCGCTGGTGCTCGGTACGGTCACCGGCCTGCAGCGGCGCTCCAGCGGAGGGATCGTGCTTCCGGCGGTCACCCATGTGGTGTGGTCACTGACCATGCTGCTCGCGCTCCCCGCCGTCGTCGGCTGA
- a CDS encoding LysR substrate-binding domain-containing protein, with translation MPETLDIVTMRSLVAVAQCGGFHKAARVLHLTQAAVSRHVQRLEDTLKVQLVTREGRAIRFTQDGERFLTHATRILEAHDAALDDFIDRTQTVTIGAMDHAVDILLPALVHQLRAALPRKNIQLRLGRSARLRDAVNRNQLDAALVLERLTSDPTEIGAIPTQWVAGRELATAEHPPRRRVPLVLFDHDCGLRRGAIDTIAAAGLRYDISAESPDLAGIQAAVRTNLGYTLLPALGRLPDSIYAVSGLPEPPGVVMRTQTATHVTDTDARTIRDVVQDVLALHHA, from the coding sequence GTGCCCGAGACGCTCGACATCGTCACCATGCGTAGCTTGGTCGCCGTTGCCCAGTGCGGCGGCTTTCACAAGGCGGCTCGGGTTCTTCACCTCACTCAGGCTGCCGTCAGCCGACACGTTCAGCGTCTGGAGGACACCCTCAAGGTGCAGCTGGTGACCCGCGAAGGTCGGGCGATCCGATTCACCCAGGACGGCGAACGCTTCCTCACGCACGCGACACGAATCCTCGAAGCACACGACGCCGCCCTGGACGACTTCATCGACCGCACCCAGACCGTCACGATCGGGGCGATGGACCACGCCGTCGACATCCTCCTTCCGGCTCTGGTGCATCAGCTACGAGCAGCCCTGCCACGGAAGAACATCCAGCTACGACTCGGGCGCAGCGCGCGATTGCGCGACGCCGTCAACCGCAACCAGCTCGACGCGGCACTCGTTCTCGAAAGACTCACCAGCGACCCCACCGAGATCGGAGCGATTCCCACCCAATGGGTCGCCGGGCGAGAGCTCGCAACCGCCGAACACCCCCCAAGGCGCCGCGTACCGCTCGTCCTGTTCGACCACGACTGCGGCCTGCGCCGCGGCGCGATAGACACCATCGCCGCAGCCGGCCTGCGCTACGACATCAGTGCAGAATCACCCGACCTGGCCGGGATTCAAGCGGCGGTACGCACCAATCTCGGCTACACCCTGTTACCCGCCCTCGGCCGGCTTCCCGACAGCATTTACGCGGTCTCTGGCTTGCCCGAGCCGCCCGGCGTCGTGATGAGAACACAGACAGCCACCCACGTCACAGACACCGATGCCCGCACCATCCGCGACGTGGTCCAGGACGTGCTCGCCCTGCACCACGCCTGA
- a CDS encoding ABC transporter permease subunit: MSRPVARRRRFTARTLAPYLFIAPNLVIFLLFTIWPAINMVNISLYDSRDGRNFRFVGTSNYSELVSDAEFWQVAGQTVFYVICFVIATTVLATAYAVLLNDAFPGRGFFRAVLFLPSLLSAVVIGLLWRWLLDRTNGLVNIVLGTLGLPEPGWLINGPLAMGVIIAVGLWIHLGFYTLIMLSGLQGIDPTVYEAAHVDGASRWQQFRHLTWPLLRPTTLVVVILGTMSAFQSFDYIYSLTGGGPVGATMLMVQFVYERAFVSPIRYGIAAAGSVVLFICVFAFTMLNFLNARRRGIA, encoded by the coding sequence GTGAGCCGGCCCGTCGCACGCCGGCGGCGGTTCACGGCGCGTACGCTCGCGCCGTACCTGTTCATTGCGCCGAACCTGGTGATCTTCTTGCTGTTCACGATCTGGCCGGCGATCAACATGGTCAACATCTCCCTCTACGACTCCCGCGACGGGCGCAATTTCCGGTTCGTCGGGACCAGCAACTACTCCGAGCTGGTCAGCGATGCCGAGTTCTGGCAGGTGGCCGGTCAGACCGTCTTCTACGTGATCTGCTTCGTGATCGCGACCACAGTGCTGGCCACGGCGTACGCCGTGCTGCTGAACGACGCCTTCCCCGGGCGGGGGTTCTTCCGGGCGGTGCTGTTCCTGCCGAGCCTGCTCTCGGCCGTGGTGATCGGGCTGTTGTGGCGCTGGCTGCTGGACCGGACGAACGGTCTGGTGAACATCGTCCTCGGCACGCTCGGCCTGCCCGAGCCGGGTTGGCTGATCAACGGACCGCTCGCGATGGGGGTGATCATCGCGGTCGGGCTGTGGATCCACCTGGGCTTCTACACGCTGATCATGTTGTCCGGGCTGCAGGGAATCGACCCGACGGTCTACGAGGCGGCGCATGTCGACGGCGCCTCGCGCTGGCAACAGTTCCGGCACCTCACCTGGCCACTGCTGCGCCCGACGACCCTGGTGGTGGTGATCCTCGGCACCATGTCGGCCTTCCAGTCCTTCGACTACATCTACTCGCTGACCGGCGGTGGCCCGGTCGGCGCGACGATGCTGATGGTGCAGTTCGTCTACGAGCGGGCCTTCGTCTCGCCGATCCGCTACGGGATCGCCGCGGCCGGTTCGGTGGTGTTGTTCATCTGCGTGTTCGCCTTCACCATGCTGAACTTCCTCAACGCGCGGCGTCGGGGCATCGCATGA
- a CDS encoding MFS transporter has product MTSESPSVHAPRSDSPRFTDLFRDGNAGAVGILAGGFLLAAITMFVTTALMPSVVAEIGGRELYAWPTTIYVVVSIIGVMGVGQALARLGAVGAYLLAFATYLVGGIVCTLAPTMPVLLAGRAVVGLGGGLLSGLGYALVRTVLPQRLWGMATGLISAMFGVGTLVGPVLGGLFAQFDAWRLAFAMIALAGLALGFVAPRALRGHGRTGQVEPFPLGSVALLTAAVAALSVASITEGAARVALLAAAAVLLVAFVAWDRRARSSVLPDSTYRPGSPMRWLMLTNAMLTIAVVSEAFTPLFGQSMAGLAPVVAGFFGAAVSVGWSFFGLLGARAATPRSRSALLIIGPGLLAAGFLGAALTQREPAGPGLAIVWFVLLVIAGAGIGFGFPVLSYATMSNVTDAAEAGKAAATIPLVGLAAQSLGAALAGVLVNAGLPSMPQAAINLFVGLAVLAALGVVTALAAVRRRAVAE; this is encoded by the coding sequence ATGACCTCGGAATCCCCATCCGTCCACGCCCCACGCAGCGACTCCCCGCGCTTCACCGATCTCTTCCGTGACGGCAATGCCGGCGCCGTCGGCATCCTGGCCGGCGGCTTCCTGCTGGCCGCGATCACGATGTTCGTCACCACGGCCCTGATGCCCTCGGTCGTCGCCGAGATCGGTGGTCGGGAGCTGTACGCCTGGCCGACGACGATCTATGTCGTCGTCTCGATCATCGGCGTGATGGGCGTCGGCCAGGCCCTGGCCAGGCTCGGGGCCGTCGGCGCGTACCTGCTCGCCTTCGCCACCTACCTCGTCGGTGGGATCGTCTGCACGCTCGCGCCGACGATGCCGGTGCTGCTCGCCGGCCGCGCCGTCGTCGGGCTGGGCGGCGGGCTGCTGTCCGGGCTCGGGTACGCCCTGGTCCGCACCGTGCTTCCGCAACGCCTGTGGGGAATGGCCACCGGGCTGATCTCGGCGATGTTCGGCGTCGGCACGCTCGTCGGGCCGGTCCTCGGCGGCCTCTTCGCCCAGTTCGACGCCTGGCGGCTGGCCTTCGCGATGATCGCGCTGGCCGGCCTTGCTCTCGGGTTCGTCGCGCCGCGGGCACTGCGCGGGCACGGTCGCACCGGGCAGGTCGAGCCGTTCCCGCTCGGCTCGGTCGCGCTGCTGACCGCCGCGGTGGCCGCGCTGAGCGTCGCCTCGATCACCGAGGGTGCGGCGCGGGTCGCGCTGCTCGCCGCGGCCGCGGTCCTGCTCGTCGCCTTCGTCGCCTGGGACCGCCGGGCCCGCTCCTCGGTACTGCCGGACTCCACCTATCGGCCGGGATCGCCGATGCGCTGGCTGATGCTGACCAATGCGATGCTGACCATTGCCGTCGTCAGCGAGGCCTTCACGCCGCTGTTCGGCCAGAGCATGGCCGGCCTCGCCCCGGTGGTCGCCGGCTTCTTCGGTGCCGCGGTCTCGGTCGGCTGGTCGTTCTTCGGCCTGCTCGGCGCCCGCGCCGCGACCCCGCGGTCGCGCTCGGCACTGTTGATCATCGGGCCCGGCCTGTTGGCAGCGGGCTTCCTCGGCGCCGCGCTCACCCAGCGCGAGCCGGCGGGGCCCGGCCTGGCGATCGTCTGGTTCGTGTTGTTGGTGATCGCCGGCGCCGGCATCGGCTTCGGCTTCCCCGTGCTCAGCTACGCGACGATGAGCAATGTCACCGATGCGGCAGAGGCCGGCAAGGCGGCCGCCACCATCCCGTTGGTCGGCCTGGCCGCACAGAGCCTCGGGGCCGCCCTCGCCGGCGTCCTGGTCAACGCCGGCCTGCCGTCCATGCCGCAGGCCGCGATCAACCTCTTCGTCGGGCTGGCCGTCCTGGCGGCACTCGGCGTGGTGACGGCCCTGGCAGCGGTACGCCGCCGCGCCGTCGCCGAGTAG
- a CDS encoding sirohydrochlorin chelatase, whose product MNAPTLVVLAAGSSDSQVNQVAHAMRVGLQAMRPELDVRAAFLDHCPPTGPQVVSHLARAGVREIAFVPALLSSPFATDERVATLVRRTRATHPEIRTAVAGSIGPEASLLSRVDAQLRQALRRARATELDGLVLLAEGTPDSRGAALVARRARQWGQHHKLPCVPVFTDAGAGAMAEALHSLYAQGRRNVAVGSLCLTADAHWVERAEQARSAGVVAVGDPLGADETVLDLALARYAVAAMELVDFGFDETAEPARPSLSVVGA is encoded by the coding sequence ATGAACGCACCGACTCTCGTCGTCCTGGCCGCCGGCAGCTCTGATTCTCAGGTCAACCAGGTAGCCCACGCCATGCGCGTCGGGCTGCAGGCGATGCGTCCCGAACTCGACGTCCGCGCTGCGTTCCTCGATCACTGTCCGCCGACCGGACCGCAGGTGGTCAGCCACCTGGCCCGCGCCGGCGTGCGCGAGATCGCCTTCGTTCCCGCACTGCTGTCCAGCCCGTTCGCCACCGACGAGCGCGTCGCGACGCTGGTACGCCGCACCCGCGCCACGCACCCGGAGATCCGCACCGCGGTCGCGGGGTCGATCGGCCCGGAGGCGAGCCTGTTGTCCCGGGTCGACGCGCAACTGCGGCAGGCGCTGCGCCGGGCCCGGGCCACCGAGCTCGACGGCCTGGTGCTGCTGGCCGAGGGCACCCCCGATTCCCGCGGAGCGGCGCTCGTCGCCCGCCGCGCCCGGCAGTGGGGCCAGCACCACAAGCTGCCCTGCGTACCCGTCTTCACCGATGCCGGCGCCGGCGCGATGGCGGAGGCGCTGCACTCGCTGTACGCCCAGGGGCGGCGCAACGTGGCCGTCGGCTCGCTCTGCCTGACCGCCGATGCGCACTGGGTGGAACGGGCCGAGCAAGCGCGGTCGGCCGGCGTCGTCGCGGTCGGCGATCCGCTCGGGGCCGACGAGACCGTCCTTGATCTGGCGCTGGCCCGCTACGCCGTGGCGGCGATGGAACTGGTCGACTTCGGTTTCGACGAGACCGCGGAGCCCGCGCGCCCGTCGCTCAGCGTGGTCGGTGCCTGA
- a CDS encoding aminotransferase class IV, producing the protein MSEARPRVWIDGTLYADAADATVPADDHGLVAGDGVFETLKIEPWGAFAIGRHVRRLENSAKVLGLPTPEESAVREGIAAVLAGRDFEFGRLRITWTGGIGPLSSNAAYGPPRLIVAAGPAARTSEPGRIVTVPWTRNPDDPLSGIKTTSYAGNVRALAYAHDHGAGEALFCNTRGQVCEASGSNIFLVFGDRVITPTLAAGPLAGITRACVIEQSGAVEEDIDLAAAQRADEVFLTGSLRDVHPIVAWDEHSYPVGPVTAAIAEEFARRSVDEPDPA; encoded by the coding sequence GTGAGTGAAGCCCGCCCGCGTGTCTGGATCGACGGCACGCTGTACGCCGATGCCGCCGACGCGACCGTGCCCGCCGATGATCATGGGCTGGTCGCCGGCGACGGCGTCTTCGAAACCCTGAAGATCGAGCCGTGGGGCGCGTTCGCGATCGGCCGGCACGTCCGCCGGTTGGAGAACTCCGCCAAGGTTCTCGGCCTGCCGACGCCCGAGGAGTCGGCGGTACGCGAGGGTATCGCCGCCGTCCTGGCGGGGCGGGACTTCGAGTTCGGACGGCTCCGGATCACCTGGACGGGCGGCATCGGGCCGCTCAGCAGCAATGCCGCGTACGGGCCGCCGCGGCTGATCGTCGCAGCCGGTCCGGCGGCGCGCACCAGCGAACCGGGGCGGATCGTCACCGTGCCCTGGACCCGCAACCCCGACGACCCGCTGTCGGGGATCAAGACGACGTCGTACGCCGGCAATGTTCGCGCCCTGGCGTACGCCCATGATCACGGCGCCGGGGAGGCGCTGTTCTGCAACACCCGTGGCCAGGTCTGCGAGGCGTCCGGGTCGAACATCTTCCTCGTCTTCGGCGACCGCGTGATCACGCCGACGCTGGCCGCGGGTCCGCTGGCCGGCATCACCCGGGCCTGCGTGATCGAGCAGTCCGGCGCGGTGGAGGAGGACATCGACCTCGCCGCCGCGCAGCGGGCCGACGAGGTCTTCCTCACCGGCTCGCTGCGCGACGTGCACCCGATCGTCGCCTGGGACGAGCACAGCTATCCGGTCGGACCGGTGACCGCCGCGATCGCCGAGGAGTTCGCGCGCCGTTCGGTCGACGAGCCCGATCCCGCCTGA
- a CDS encoding ABC transporter substrate-binding protein, with product MRRGLIRTAAGLGAALVLAATAACAPGGAGGEAEQTGDQTLTYLYFTDGPDEQATRDLIARFEQETGATVNLELIPYANLEQTLQARLSGGNPPDVARLTTLTPVRDDLVDLTALRPELAGQYLDGMAGPATGPGGELLAVPSDLTLNGPMINLDLFEKAGVEPPTAQRPWRSWDEVVEAAEQVKKGAGTEFGLAMDVSGHRFSTMMSQYGTTVFDESGTQVALAEEPAVAAVTRFAELNADGVMPRDLWLQAGTRYTAANEIFLAQQAPIYVSGNWQVAAFAESAEFDWAAVPNPCQERCGGFPGGKFMGAFKASPRQQLAADFIAFMNSADSQRYLADKANFLPTRKDLIESGVEYSNRDADMQVFLADVQQTPPDTFGTSFSPAFSATSTEMTKVLAAVLAGQQDPAQAVAAFRKGAEKSLQDAAG from the coding sequence ATGCGACGAGGACTGATCAGGACGGCGGCCGGGCTAGGCGCGGCGCTGGTGCTGGCGGCGACCGCGGCCTGTGCGCCCGGCGGCGCCGGGGGCGAGGCGGAGCAGACGGGCGACCAGACGCTGACCTACCTGTACTTCACCGACGGTCCGGACGAGCAGGCGACGCGCGACCTGATCGCCCGCTTCGAGCAGGAGACGGGGGCCACGGTGAACCTCGAACTGATCCCGTACGCCAATCTGGAGCAGACGCTGCAGGCCAGGCTCTCCGGTGGTAATCCCCCCGACGTTGCCCGCCTGACCACGCTCACCCCGGTCCGCGACGACCTGGTCGATCTGACCGCGCTGCGACCGGAGCTCGCGGGGCAGTACCTCGACGGCATGGCCGGACCGGCCACCGGGCCGGGCGGCGAGCTGCTCGCGGTGCCCAGCGACCTGACGCTGAACGGGCCGATGATCAATCTCGACCTGTTCGAGAAGGCCGGCGTCGAGCCACCGACGGCGCAGCGGCCGTGGCGGTCGTGGGACGAGGTCGTCGAGGCGGCCGAGCAGGTGAAGAAGGGCGCCGGCACCGAGTTCGGTCTGGCCATGGACGTGTCGGGTCACCGGTTCTCCACGATGATGAGCCAGTACGGGACGACCGTCTTCGACGAATCGGGTACGCAGGTCGCGCTCGCCGAGGAGCCGGCCGTCGCCGCCGTGACCAGGTTCGCCGAGCTGAATGCCGACGGCGTGATGCCGCGCGACCTGTGGTTGCAGGCCGGTACGCGCTACACCGCGGCGAACGAGATCTTCCTCGCCCAGCAGGCGCCGATCTATGTTTCGGGCAACTGGCAGGTCGCGGCCTTCGCCGAGTCCGCTGAGTTCGACTGGGCGGCGGTGCCGAACCCCTGCCAGGAGCGCTGCGGCGGATTCCCGGGCGGCAAGTTCATGGGCGCGTTCAAGGCCAGCCCGCGCCAGCAGCTCGCCGCCGACTTCATCGCCTTCATGAACTCCGCCGACTCCCAGCGCTATCTGGCGGACAAGGCCAACTTCCTGCCGACCCGCAAGGACCTGATCGAGTCCGGGGTGGAATACAGCAACCGCGATGCCGACATGCAGGTCTTCCTCGCCGATGTCCAGCAGACCCCGCCCGACACCTTCGGCACGTCGTTCTCGCCCGCCTTCAGCGCCACCAGCACCGAGATGACCAAGGTGCTCGCCGCCGTGTTGGCGGGGCAGCAGGATCCGGCCCAGGCCGTGGCCGCCTTCCGCAAGGGCGCGGAGAAGTCGCTGCAGGACGCGGCCGGGTGA
- a CDS encoding nitroreductase family deazaflavin-dependent oxidoreductase, translating into MGQWEWVRKQLADIDAAGDTAAASVKGMAVVVMNQQGAKTGELRRVPVMRVEADGNYAAVASKGGSPENPVWFNNLVAHPDIELMDGSDTFPVRARLVDDPEEYRTWWDRSVAAYPPYAEYQTKTDRKIPIFVLEPR; encoded by the coding sequence ATGGGACAGTGGGAGTGGGTGCGCAAGCAACTGGCGGACATCGACGCCGCGGGCGACACAGCGGCGGCCAGCGTGAAGGGGATGGCCGTCGTGGTGATGAACCAGCAGGGAGCGAAGACCGGCGAGCTTCGGCGGGTGCCCGTGATGCGGGTCGAGGCCGACGGAAACTACGCGGCCGTGGCGAGCAAGGGCGGTTCGCCGGAGAATCCGGTGTGGTTCAACAACCTGGTCGCCCACCCCGACATCGAGCTGATGGACGGCAGCGACACCTTCCCGGTGCGGGCGCGGCTGGTGGACGACCCCGAGGAGTACCGAACCTGGTGGGACCGATCCGTCGCGGCGTACCCGCCCTATGCGGAGTACCAGACCAAGACCGATCGCAAGATCCCGATCTTCGTGCTCGAGCCGCGCTGA
- a CDS encoding carbohydrate ABC transporter permease, whose translation MSAPATNPPDVAAGRPAAPTWTGTGRRPPTGWAIARYVILIATALLILGPLVWTFVSSFKTPTELAQRPPVILPAQWSLENYTGALERFPFATYLRNSVIVTVAATALTVVINTMCAYGLAKYNFRGRNFVFLLVLATIMIPLQVILIPVYQMAYQLGLVNTLWGLIIPPAATPTGVFLIRQYMLGIPDDLIEAARVDGASEFGIFARVVLPLCGPPIAVVTIFSIMWRWNDFLWPLVISQQQDNYTLPVALAQFNAELIVPFNYILAMSVVSMVPVIIIFLFLQRQIVTGIASSGLK comes from the coding sequence ATGAGCGCCCCGGCGACGAACCCGCCCGATGTCGCCGCAGGGCGGCCGGCCGCGCCGACCTGGACCGGCACCGGCCGCCGCCCGCCGACGGGCTGGGCGATCGCGCGTTACGTGATCCTGATCGCCACCGCGCTGCTGATCCTCGGCCCGCTGGTCTGGACCTTCGTGTCGAGCTTCAAGACCCCCACCGAACTGGCGCAGCGGCCGCCGGTGATCCTGCCCGCGCAGTGGAGCCTGGAGAACTACACCGGGGCGCTGGAGCGATTCCCGTTCGCGACCTATCTGCGCAACTCGGTGATCGTCACGGTCGCCGCCACCGCGTTGACGGTCGTGATCAACACGATGTGCGCCTACGGCCTGGCCAAGTACAACTTCCGCGGCCGCAACTTCGTCTTCCTGCTCGTGCTGGCGACGATCATGATCCCGCTGCAGGTGATCCTGATCCCGGTCTACCAGATGGCCTACCAGCTCGGGCTGGTGAACACGTTGTGGGGCCTGATCATCCCGCCGGCGGCGACGCCGACCGGGGTGTTCCTGATCCGGCAGTACATGCTGGGGATACCGGACGATCTGATCGAGGCCGCGCGGGTCGACGGAGCGAGCGAGTTCGGCATCTTCGCCCGGGTCGTGCTGCCGCTGTGCGGTCCGCCGATCGCGGTGGTCACCATCTTCTCGATCATGTGGCGCTGGAACGACTTCTTGTGGCCGCTGGTGATCTCCCAGCAGCAGGACAACTACACCCTCCCGGTCGCGTTGGCCCAGTTCAACGCCGAACTGATCGTGCCGTTCAACTACATCCTGGCGATGTCAGTCGTCTCGATGGTTCCGGTGATCATCATCTTCTTGTTCCTCCAGCGCCAGATCGTCACCGGCATCGCCAGCAGCGGCCTGAAGTGA
- the soxR gene encoding redox-sensitive transcriptional activator SoxR, whose amino-acid sequence MEGHPHPSDLLSIGEIAGRTGVAKSALHYYEQLGLIVATRTVGNQRRYHRHMVRRISLIVVAKRLGIPLADVQQAFGELPMDRQPTARDWRRVSKVWRATLAQRRHQIERLERELNGCIGCGCLSMSACKLLNPDDELSQQGPGPRRLEVDG is encoded by the coding sequence ATGGAGGGGCATCCACATCCCAGCGACCTGTTGAGCATCGGCGAGATCGCCGGGCGGACCGGCGTGGCGAAGTCGGCGCTGCACTACTACGAGCAGCTCGGGTTGATCGTGGCCACGCGTACGGTCGGGAACCAGCGCCGCTATCACCGCCACATGGTGCGGCGGATCTCGCTGATCGTGGTCGCCAAGCGGCTGGGGATCCCGCTCGCCGACGTGCAGCAGGCGTTCGGCGAGCTGCCGATGGATCGCCAGCCGACCGCCCGCGACTGGCGGCGGGTGTCGAAGGTCTGGCGCGCGACCCTGGCCCAACGCCGCCACCAGATCGAACGCCTGGAACGCGAACTGAACGGTTGCATCGGTTGTGGCTGCCTGTCGATGAGCGCCTGCAAGCTGCTGAATCCCGACGACGAGCTGTCCCAGCAGGGGCCGGGTCCGCGGCGGCTGGAGGTCGACGGCTAG
- a CDS encoding NAD(P)H-binding protein, protein MASILVAGATGFVGRRLVPALAEAGHDVRAMTRNPDEYAGPARPVAGDVADAGSLADAMAGATVAYYLVHGLGSRDFETEDARAAQNFGAAAARAGVRQIVYLGGLGSDRDDLSPHLRSRREAERLLAAAGVPVTTLRAAIIVGHGGISWEMTRELVDALPVMIAPRWVNTRVQPIWIGDAVRYLVGVAEREEALGRTYEIGGADVLTYRRMMQVLGRILNRRPLPVFIAPVATPRASALWLSLITRVDPVTGRNLLESVSNEVIVTDDAITDLVPGPVLGYRQMVLAALRERLAALTGSADDGGEREQHGQ, encoded by the coding sequence GTGGCATCGATCCTGGTGGCAGGGGCGACCGGTTTCGTGGGACGGCGGCTGGTGCCGGCCCTCGCGGAGGCCGGGCACGATGTGCGGGCGATGACCCGCAACCCCGACGAGTACGCCGGGCCGGCCAGACCGGTGGCGGGTGATGTCGCCGACGCCGGGTCGCTGGCCGACGCGATGGCCGGCGCGACCGTCGCCTACTACCTGGTGCACGGACTCGGGTCGCGGGACTTCGAGACCGAGGATGCCCGCGCCGCGCAGAACTTCGGTGCAGCCGCGGCCCGGGCCGGGGTGCGCCAGATCGTCTACCTCGGCGGCCTGGGCAGCGATCGCGACGACCTGTCGCCGCACCTGCGCTCGCGGCGCGAGGCGGAGCGGCTGCTGGCGGCGGCAGGCGTACCCGTGACCACCCTGCGGGCGGCGATCATCGTCGGCCACGGCGGGATCTCGTGGGAGATGACGCGCGAGCTGGTCGATGCGCTGCCGGTGATGATCGCCCCGCGGTGGGTGAACACGCGGGTGCAGCCGATCTGGATCGGCGACGCCGTGCGCTATCTCGTCGGGGTCGCGGAGCGGGAGGAGGCGCTGGGCCGCACGTATGAGATCGGCGGCGCCGACGTGCTCACCTATCGCCGGATGATGCAGGTGCTGGGGCGGATCCTGAACCGGCGGCCGCTGCCGGTGTTCATCGCCCCGGTGGCCACGCCCCGGGCATCCGCGCTCTGGCTGTCGTTGATCACCCGGGTCGACCCCGTGACGGGTCGCAACCTGCTGGAGTCGGTCTCCAACGAGGTGATCGTGACCGACGATGCCATCACCGATCTGGTGCCCGGCCCCGTGCTCGGCTATCGGCAGATGGTGCTCGCGGCGCTGCGCGAGCGGCTGGCGGCGCTGACCGGGTCAGCCGACGACGGCGGGGAGCGCGAGCAGCATGGTCAGTGA